Below is a genomic region from Thermodesulfobacteriota bacterium.
AAAAAGGGCACATATATATTGAGGAAGAGCGTTATTTGAAATTTGGTGCAGGCATGGGCCGTATGCCGGGTGCTGGAAGGATGGTGCGACGAGGCGCTTATGAGGTTATTGAGGATATGCATATGCCAACCGGTAACTTTATATTGAGAGTGGGAAGCCCTGGAGTGGATCATACCATAATATGGAGAGGTGTAAGGAAAAACCTATCAAAGGTGGTTCCACATGAAGCTGTTCGATTTTCTGCAGAGCCGGTGAGTCTACTCTACAAAATGTGGCGATGTATAATCCCCCATCATGCTACCCCAGTTCTTAGGAGTGAATAATGTCTGAAAAAAATATGGCTGAAAACCAAGAAAATAATGAAAAAACTGATTCGGCAGACAGTAAAAAACCTGCTGATAGAAACCAGATACTGGTAAATATTATAGCCAAGATAGTAATGATTATAGCTGTCAGCTTAAGTATTTACCAACTTTACACCGCCGGGATTGCTGCACTTACCGCAATGGTTCAACGTTCCATACACTTAGGGGCCATCCTTTGTCTGACCTTTTTACTCAAACCAGCTTATAAAAAAGCACGAAAGGATAAGTTTACCTTCTTACTCTTTTTTGATTGGGCGCTGGTTTGTGCATCAGTTTATTGTACATTTTACATCTGTTACAATCTCACAGCCATATTTGAACGACAGGGAGACTGGCTGACAAGTGACCTGGTGGTCAGCATTATTGGTACGGTTCTGGTACTTGAGGCCTGCCGCAGGGTAATCGGTTTGATTATGACCGGTATATGCATTGCGGGCATCCTATATGCAATGTATGGGCCTTACATGCCGGAACTGATAATCCACAAGGGGTATAGTGTAGAGCGTATTGTTACTACGTTATGGCTTACCACCGAGGGAATATTCGGACTTCCTATTGGAGTGGCCGCTACTTTTGTGTTTGTTTTTGTACTATTTGGTGCAATTCTTGAAACAACCGGTGGGGGGGCATTCTTTATTGATATCGCTTATGCGCTTACCGGCCGTTTTTCAGGAGGTCCTGCCAAGACATCAGTTATCGCCTCGGGATTTATGGGTTCGGTTTCAGGTTCGGCAGTGGGTAATGTGGTAGCCACCGGTTCATTCACAATCCCAATGATGAAAAAAGTGGGATACAGATCGCATGTTGCAGGGGCTATTGAGGCCGCTGCATCCACCGGCGGTCAGCTTATGCCACCTATCATGGGGGCAGGAGCGTTCTTAATGGCCGAGTTTACCAATACAAGCTACCTTACAATCATCAAAGTGGCTTTGATACCTGCCATCATGTACTACATAACAGTGTTATTATTCGTACACTACGAAGCTCAGAAGTTCGGTCTGAAGGGGCAGCCCAAAGAGAGCCTGCCAAAGATCATGAAAGTAATCAAAGAGGGATTGCATTTTATTATTCCTGTATTGATATTGATTTATGTATTGGTGTCTAACTATTCGCCCATGATGGCAGGATTTGTTACTGTGGTGAGCACACTTGCAATCAGCATAACTGCAAACACTGTGCGATGGGCGGTGAATACCAATAGACTGCCAAGAGATGATTCACAGCGTATCAGCCTGGGAAGATTCGGACTTAATGAGTTTAAACTATTAATAAGGGCTCTTGAAAATGGCGCAAAGAACGCCATAATGGTCTCTGTGGCCTGCGCGGCAGCAGGAATAATCGTAGGTATGGTTACCCTCACCGGCATGGGGCTTAAATTCTCAAGCTTGGTTCTAGACCTCAGTTTTGGCATAAAAGTCCTTGCCATACTTTTGATAGGTGCTGCATCGCTGGTGCTTGGTATGGGGCTTCCCGTTACTGCAAGTTATATCGTATTGGCCACACTGGCCGGTCCAGCTCTTTTAGATATGGGGGTACCGATAATGGTCGCCCATATGATTGTATTCTGGTATTCGCAGGACGCCAATGTGACTCCACCGGTGAGCCTGGCAAGTTTTGCAGGCGCAGGGGTAGCCGGAGCAAATCCCATGAGGACCGCCTTTACTTCGTGGAAGCTTGCCAAAGGACTTTATATCATTCCAATAATTATGGCTTACAGACCTCTTTTAGGCATGGGCAAAAATTACGAATTAATGCACTGGGAGGTTGGGCTGACTATGATTATTACTACATTGGGCTTGATCGCCTTTGCTTCCGGTTTGGAACGATATTTCCTGCGTAAAGCAACCTGGCTGGAAACGATTCTTTTTTGGCTGGCTGCCGCCGGACTATTCTGGCCGCAATACTGGGCTGATGTTGCCGGTTTTATTGCATTTGTGAGTGCTGCTGTGCTGCAAAAAAGCTATGTTCCTCAAAAAGCACCCAAGATTGCCGCAGAGACATAGGTCGGTTCTTTTATACTGTTTGCCATAAATTTACATATCCGACTGGGCACAACGAAGCATGAAACCTAAGGTTCGACCGGGGAATCGCCTATTGGCCCGTTACCAGACTTAACAAATGAGATCGTTATCTTAACACGCTCCCTATCTTCTCAGATAAACCCATACAGGCAGAGACGATCAACGTCGCCGGGGGATTCTGTCCCCTGGGGCTGGCTTAAAATCTAACTGAAGTCTGCCTCAGGCAGACCGTACGTTCATTTCTAGATAAGATTGGTATGTCTGGTAAAGGGCCAATAGGCGATTCCCCGATCGAACCGAGCTAAGATTGAAAAACGACTGTTTGTTTCTAATGAATATATTTTAAAAGAAAAATTTTTAAAAAGATTTTCCATTTCCCTTGACATCTCTAAATAAAGTCAATACATGACCGACTTGTTTGGATAACAAGTTCGGTTTAATAACCGGATGCTCACATAAAAAGGGATTTTCCATGGCTAAACCAAAGTTAAAGGAACATATTATAAACAGGGACTGGTGCAAAGGATGCGGTATTTGTGTCGAATTTTGCCCCAAGAAAGTTCTTGAACTAGATGAAGAGGAAAAAGTATTTGCTGCAAGGCCAAAAGATTGCATCTGTTGCAGGTTGTGTGAATTCAGGTGTCCCGATTTTGCCATCGCGATTGAAACAT
It encodes:
- a CDS encoding DUF1850 domain-containing protein, coding for MTRPGVIILSLVGLVFSLILTAWLEPGGQELRITPVKGGKPLLVLPLEPGERFSIHYYHSVENSPIWEEHSLDEKGHIYIEEERYLKFGAGMGRMPGAGRMVRRGAYEVIEDMHMPTGNFILRVGSPGVDHTIIWRGVRKNLSKVVPHEAVRFSAEPVSLLYKMWRCIIPHHATPVLRSE
- a CDS encoding TRAP transporter permease, with amino-acid sequence MSEKNMAENQENNEKTDSADSKKPADRNQILVNIIAKIVMIIAVSLSIYQLYTAGIAALTAMVQRSIHLGAILCLTFLLKPAYKKARKDKFTFLLFFDWALVCASVYCTFYICYNLTAIFERQGDWLTSDLVVSIIGTVLVLEACRRVIGLIMTGICIAGILYAMYGPYMPELIIHKGYSVERIVTTLWLTTEGIFGLPIGVAATFVFVFVLFGAILETTGGGAFFIDIAYALTGRFSGGPAKTSVIASGFMGSVSGSAVGNVVATGSFTIPMMKKVGYRSHVAGAIEAAASTGGQLMPPIMGAGAFLMAEFTNTSYLTIIKVALIPAIMYYITVLLFVHYEAQKFGLKGQPKESLPKIMKVIKEGLHFIIPVLILIYVLVSNYSPMMAGFVTVVSTLAISITANTVRWAVNTNRLPRDDSQRISLGRFGLNEFKLLIRALENGAKNAIMVSVACAAAGIIVGMVTLTGMGLKFSSLVLDLSFGIKVLAILLIGAASLVLGMGLPVTASYIVLATLAGPALLDMGVPIMVAHMIVFWYSQDANVTPPVSLASFAGAGVAGANPMRTAFTSWKLAKGLYIIPIIMAYRPLLGMGKNYELMHWEVGLTMIITTLGLIAFASGLERYFLRKATWLETILFWLAAAGLFWPQYWADVAGFIAFVSAAVLQKSYVPQKAPKIAAET
- a CDS encoding 4Fe-4S binding protein; the encoded protein is MAKPKLKEHIINRDWCKGCGICVEFCPKKVLELDEEEKVFAARPKDCICCRLCEFRCPDFAIAIETL